In the genome of Deltaproteobacteria bacterium CG11_big_fil_rev_8_21_14_0_20_49_13, the window GATACATCTTTGACTGTGCCACATATTTATCGACAAAGAACGGGTTAACTCCCAGCAGTTTCGGAAGCGAGGCCCTATCGACATATTTACCCATTGTGGCCTCTTTCGCCTTGATGAGTATCCTAAAATGGCGGGCAAGCATCGAAAGTATCATTATTTCGTTCTCGTTAAAATCAAAGAGCCTTTTTAGCAACCGGAGTGATTCTTTAAGGTCCCTGCGCCCTACCGCTTCAGTAAATTCAAAAACGTTCTTTCTACCCGTTTCTGTAAGGACCGTTTCTACATCTGCCATATCTATCGTCTTTTTCTTTCCTATATATAACATGATCTTGTCGATGGCGCCCGCCAACTCACCCAGATTATTTCCCACCAGGTCGGCCATGATATTCGCCGCCTCCATGGACATCTGCCGCCCCCTATTTGAAGCCTCCATCCTTACCCAGTCCGGAAGCTTGTCATCATACAACGGCTTACATTCTATTACCGCGGCCTTGTCGGAGAGAATCTTTGCAAAACCGGTCCTGCCGTCGGCCTTTTCCGCGGAAAAGACTATTGTGGATGTTTTGGAAGGATTTAAAAGGTACTTTGCGAGAGGTTTCGTATCGGTCATCTTGTCGGCCTCGGTAACAAGAATGAGACTGTGTGTCGTCCACATCGGAAGGGTTCCGGCGCATGAAGTGATCTCTGCAAGGTCCGAATCCTTTCCGGAGAATCTGTCGGGTTCAAAAGAGTCGCCGGCGATATTTTTGACGTATTCCCTGACTCTACCTATGGCCGTCGAAACAAGGTAGCCTTCGGCGCCGTAAATAAAGTAGACCGGCCTCAGCGTTTTGTTGCGAAGTTCACGGTCTAAATCGTGTATAGTTAATTTAGGCATACATTGTTTCCTCCCCTTACAAAGGAGGGGGAATCAGACAACAATACTAACTAATCGCCCTCTGACATATATAACCTTCTTGGGAACCTTTCCCTCTAAATAACCTGTCACCTTTTCAGATGCAAGGGCCTGTTTCTTGATATCCTCCTCGGAGATGTCTGGCGCCACCTCTAATTTATCGCGCAACTTGCCGTTGACCTGAACGACTATGAGCATCTTCTCCTCCTTCACCTTCTCGGGGTCGTACGAAGGCCACTTTACCTTGATGATGGTCTCTTTGTGGCCGGTGAGATGCCAGAGCTCTTCCGCCATGTGCGGCGCGAACGGCGAGATGAGAAGCACAAGGGTTTCAACGGCGTGACTCGTGACTCGTGATTCGTGATTCGCACAAAGATAGTTCACGTATTCCATTATGGCCGAGATCGCGGTGTTATAATGAAAGCGTTCGATATCTTCAGTAACGCGTTTGATCGTCTTGTGGATCCAACGTTCAAGCTCATTTCCAAGCCTTTCTTCTCTCTTCCTTCCACCTTCTTCCTTCGTCACCAACCTCCACACTCTGTTTAGAAATCTCCAGCATCCGTCTATCCCGGCATCGCTCCATTCAAGGTCTTTTTCCGGGGGTGAAGCGAATAGGATAAAGAGGCGCGCTGTATCGGCGCCGTATTTTTCGATGATCCGGTCCGGGTCCACAATGTTGCCGCGGGACTTGGACATTGCGCTTCCACCCAACGTCACCATCCCTTGCGTTAAAAGATGTTTCACCGGTTCGTTTGACTTGCTGAACTCAACGAATCCGAGGTCGCGCAGGACCTTCATGTAGAACCTGCAATAGAGAAGATGTCCCACCGCATGTTCGATGCCGCCGATATATTGGTCCACAGGCATCCAGTATTTGGCCGCCTCCGGGTCTACGGGCCCTTTGCTATATTTTGGCGAACAATAACGCAGAAAATACCAGCTTGATTCAACGAAGGTGTCCATGGTGTCGGTCTCGCGCTTGGCGGCACCTTTGCACTTTGGGCACTTGCAATTTATGAATTTTTCAAGCTTTGCAAGCGGCGACCCGCCCTCGCCGGTAAGCTCAATGTCTTCAGGAAGCGAAACTGGAAGCTCTTTTTCGGGGACGGGCACGATACCGCACTTTTCGCAGTATACGATGGGTATAGGAGCCCCCCAATATCGCTGACGGCTGATACACCAATCCTTCAACTTATAGTTTATGGTTTTATCCCCAACCCCTTGTTTTTTAAGCGCATCTATTATTGCTATCTTGGCGGCCTCATTGCCCATACCTGTAAACTCGCCAGAATTGATAAGCGTGCCGGGACCCTCATAAGCGCCGTTCGCCGTGCGTTGCTCGCCCTGCGCAGGCTTGATCACCTCTTTTATGGGGAGGCTATATTTCTTTGCGAATTCAAAGTCTCGCCGGTCGTGGGCAGGAACCGCCATTACGGCTCCGGTGCCGTAATCCATCAATACAAAATTGGCGGCATAGACAGGCATATCTAGCCCCGTGACAGGATTGACGCAATATGCGCCGGTAAAGACGCCGTCCTTCTCATAATTGCCCAGGAGTCTATCCATGCGCCCTATCTTGGAGGTGCGCTCTCTAAACGCCTTGATGTTGGCCTCTTCCGGTGTTCCTTTGGAAAGCCCTTCGACAAGGGGATGCTCCGCCGCAAGGCTCATGAACGTGGCGCCAAAAAGAGTATCGGGTCGTGTGGTAAATACATCGACCACTTGATCTTCCCTCCCCTCCTTACAAGGGAGGGAAAATTTTATCAGGGCCCCTTCGCTCTTTCCTATCCAGAGCTTTTGCATGTGGGTAACGCGTTCGGGCCAGCCTTTGAGCTCTTTGTCGATATCTTCCAAAAGTTCTTCGGCATAAAGAGGGATCCTTACGAACCACTGGGTCATCGGCTTTAGCGCAACATCGTTGTCGCAGCGCCAGCACTTCCCCCCCTCGGCCTGTTCGTTGGCAAGAACGGTCTTGCAGGTGTCGCACCAGTTAAGCATCGCGGTCTTTCGCGTTACTATACCCTTCTCGTACATCTTCAGGAATACGAGTTGCTCCCATTTGTAATAGTCGGGCGCGCACGTTGCAACTTCGCGGTCCCAATCGTAGGAGATGCCTAATTTTCTGAACTGCTTCTGCATGTAGGCGATATTTTCAAAGGTCCATTTGCCTGGATGGGTCTTGTTCTTTATAGCGGCGTTCTCTGCGGGCATGCCGAAGGCATCCCAGCCTATCGGGTGAAGAACGTTGAATCCCTGCATTATCTTATAGCGGGCGATCAGGTCGCCTATCGAATAGTTTCGCACGTGCCCCATGTGAAGACGGCCCGACGGATACGGTAGCATCTCAAGGACGTAATACTTAGGACGCTTCTTCTCCTCCTTGGCCTTAAAGAGGCCATTCTTTTCCCACTCTTTTTGCCACTTGGGTTCGATCTCTCTCGGATTATAATCTTGCATAGATTTTCCTTTTTAAGTAGTGGGATTTAATATGAAACCGTTCAAAATCTCAATACTAATCTTGTTGTCAACTCTTTTCGCGAGAAATACCCTTGCTCAGGAATACAAAATGATTTTCTGGTATCCGGGCGAAGCCGGGACCACTGTCGATGCACAGGGGGCCATAGGCCCCTTCTTTGACTATATAAATCAAAGGATAACACCCGATAAGATCACCGGAGGATATTTCAACAACGTCCCCGAAGGCGCCGCTTACATCAAAAGTTCAAGACCGGCGTTCGGCATCATAAGTTTTGCCGCATATGCCATGAACGACAAGGCGCTCGGCCCGAACACCAAACTTTTGCAAACGCTCCCCCTCCCTTCCGGCAAACCGTACGAGAACTATGTTGTGGTGGGAAAGGGGAAACCCCCTTTGGACTGGGACGGAGCGATACTTCATTCAAAGCAACCGCTAACGGGCGAATTCATCTCAAAATTCATTCTTAACGAAAAGGTCGCGAATTTAAAAGTTGAACGGATACATAACATCCTTCCGACATTAAAGAATATTTCGGCCGGCACGCTTAAAGGCGGAGCGATCCTTCAGCCGATGGAATATTTCACTCTCAAAAGCATCAGTCAGCCGTGGGCCAAA includes:
- a CDS encoding leucine--tRNA ligase; protein product: MQDYNPREIEPKWQKEWEKNGLFKAKEEKKRPKYYVLEMLPYPSGRLHMGHVRNYSIGDLIARYKIMQGFNVLHPIGWDAFGMPAENAAIKNKTHPGKWTFENIAYMQKQFRKLGISYDWDREVATCAPDYYKWEQLVFLKMYEKGIVTRKTAMLNWCDTCKTVLANEQAEGGKCWRCDNDVALKPMTQWFVRIPLYAEELLEDIDKELKGWPERVTHMQKLWIGKSEGALIKFSLPCKEGREDQVVDVFTTRPDTLFGATFMSLAAEHPLVEGLSKGTPEEANIKAFRERTSKIGRMDRLLGNYEKDGVFTGAYCVNPVTGLDMPVYAANFVLMDYGTGAVMAVPAHDRRDFEFAKKYSLPIKEVIKPAQGEQRTANGAYEGPGTLINSGEFTGMGNEAAKIAIIDALKKQGVGDKTINYKLKDWCISRQRYWGAPIPIVYCEKCGIVPVPEKELPVSLPEDIELTGEGGSPLAKLEKFINCKCPKCKGAAKRETDTMDTFVESSWYFLRYCSPKYSKGPVDPEAAKYWMPVDQYIGGIEHAVGHLLYCRFYMKVLRDLGFVEFSKSNEPVKHLLTQGMVTLGGSAMSKSRGNIVDPDRIIEKYGADTARLFILFASPPEKDLEWSDAGIDGCWRFLNRVWRLVTKEEGGRKREERLGNELERWIHKTIKRVTEDIERFHYNTAISAIMEYVNYLCANHESRVTSHAVETLVLLISPFAPHMAEELWHLTGHKETIIKVKWPSYDPEKVKEEKMLIVVQVNGKLRDKLEVAPDISEEDIKKQALASEKVTGYLEGKVPKKVIYVRGRLVSIVV
- the holA gene encoding DNA polymerase III subunit delta codes for the protein MPKLTIHDLDRELRNKTLRPVYFIYGAEGYLVSTAIGRVREYVKNIAGDSFEPDRFSGKDSDLAEITSCAGTLPMWTTHSLILVTEADKMTDTKPLAKYLLNPSKTSTIVFSAEKADGRTGFAKILSDKAAVIECKPLYDDKLPDWVRMEASNRGRQMSMEAANIMADLVGNNLGELAGAIDKIMLYIGKKKTIDMADVETVLTETGRKNVFEFTEAVGRRDLKESLRLLKRLFDFNENEIMILSMLARHFRILIKAKEATMGKYVDRASLPKLLGVNPFFVDKYVAQSKMYQWRELKKTFKRLYQTDKLLKSSKLPKETILERCVRELITAG